A stretch of Desulfotalea psychrophila LSv54 DNA encodes these proteins:
- a CDS encoding DOMON-like domain-containing protein produces the protein MKIFSLRPHATSPLAGIQLGGAIYRQQNSISIWFQLRGDLAQIKMGKGGQQGRCHDLWRKTCFEVFIARPESPAYWELNVSPMGEWNIYSFSECRRGMQEEVGIEQVSVTTYQTEDSFTLHCNLCLDKILFPNYPLQIAACAVLQDREGLCSYWALEHGEGPPDFHNRKKFLLNI, from the coding sequence ATGAAAATTTTTTCTTTAAGACCCCATGCCACAAGCCCCCTGGCAGGTATCCAGCTCGGGGGGGCTATCTATAGACAACAAAATTCGATCTCTATTTGGTTTCAGCTCCGGGGAGATCTCGCTCAGATAAAGATGGGCAAGGGTGGACAGCAGGGGCGCTGCCATGATCTTTGGCGCAAGACCTGCTTTGAGGTGTTTATTGCTCGCCCGGAAAGTCCTGCCTATTGGGAGCTGAACGTTTCTCCCATGGGGGAATGGAATATCTACTCTTTTTCTGAGTGTCGCCGGGGTATGCAGGAGGAAGTTGGCATTGAGCAGGTTTCTGTTACCACCTACCAGACGGAAGACTCTTTTACCCTGCACTGTAATCTTTGCCTCGACAAGATCCTTTTCCCCAATTATCCTCTGCAAATTGCTGCCTGTGCTGTTCTTCAGGACAGAGAGGGTCTCTGTAGCTATTGGGCATTGGAACACGGGGAAGGACCACCCGATTTTCATAATCGGAAGAAATTTTTATTGAATATTTAA